One window of the Hyalangium gracile genome contains the following:
- a CDS encoding tetratricopeptide repeat protein, with translation DYAGALEHYRRALAIGEKALGKDHPTARVIRSNLESVSPQ, from the coding sequence GACTACGCGGGAGCGCTGGAGCACTACCGGCGAGCGCTGGCGATAGGTGAGAAGGCGCTCGGCAAGGACCACCCCACTGCCCGAGTCATCCGCTCGAATCTTGAGTCGGTGTCGCCTCAATAG